A genomic window from Methanobacterium sp. BRmetb2 includes:
- a CDS encoding ABC transporter ATP-binding protein, with the protein MTQKNDYVILTNHLNKKFGKFTAVDGLNLNVKVGEIYGLLGPNGAGKTTIIRMLTSIINPTSGTAKVLGKNIPDGNISSKIGYMPQETGIYLNLTVKQNLKFYGRVFNLNKEEMEKREEELLEFVDLEDWKDEMVENLSGGMKHRVSLACTLIHQPELLFLDEPTVGVDPELRMSFWNYFHQLREKGTTILITTHYMDEARHCDRIGFMKKGHLIAEDTPDNLLKKSRTESLEDAFLVFSREDEKTNKGMIP; encoded by the coding sequence ATGACGCAAAAAAATGATTATGTTATCTTGACCAACCATCTCAACAAAAAATTCGGAAAATTCACTGCCGTAGATGGTTTAAACCTTAATGTAAAAGTTGGAGAAATATACGGATTGTTAGGCCCAAATGGAGCTGGAAAAACCACCATTATCAGGATGTTAACCAGCATCATCAATCCTACATCTGGAACAGCCAAAGTACTGGGAAAAAATATACCTGATGGAAATATATCCTCAAAAATTGGCTACATGCCCCAGGAAACAGGTATATACCTTAATTTAACTGTAAAACAGAACCTGAAATTTTACGGTCGAGTTTTCAATCTCAATAAAGAGGAAATGGAGAAAAGGGAAGAAGAACTCCTTGAATTTGTTGATCTAGAAGATTGGAAAGATGAAATGGTGGAAAACCTCAGCGGAGGTATGAAACACCGGGTATCCCTAGCCTGTACCCTAATCCACCAGCCAGAACTTCTTTTCCTGGATGAACCTACAGTAGGGGTGGACCCTGAACTTAGGATGTCCTTCTGGAACTATTTTCATCAACTGCGGGAAAAAGGAACTACTATCCTCATAACAACCCATTATATGGACGAAGCACGTCATTGCGACCGTATTGGATTTATGAAAAAGGGCCACCTCATAGCTGAAGACACCCCAGACAATCTCCTTAAAAAGAGCAGAACAGAATCACTTGAAGATGCTTTCCTTGTTTTCTCCAGGGAAGATGAAAAAACAAATAAAGGGATGATCCCATGA
- a CDS encoding restriction endonuclease subunit M translates to MPKAPEEIIKLVEKFERNYPAYKNPSFKEENIKQEFINPFFKALGWDVDNTADAAPQYRDVIFEDSIKIAEGTKAPDYCFTLAGRKMFFLEAKKPSVNIDKDIKPSYQLRRYAWSAKLPLSILTDFEEFAVYESRSRPKKTDRASVGRIKYLTYKDYVEEWDYLYNTFSKDAVFKGLFDQYAESTKKKRGTTEVDDEFLSEIETWRKLLARDIALRNPDLSVDELNYSVQQIIDRIIFLRMGEDRGSEKYGQLRKFLDQEEIYHALCELWKDADEKYNSGLFHFKEEKGQKSPPDTLTLELEIKDGVFKQIIKNLYYPDSPYEFSVLSPEILGNVYEQFLGKVIRLTKGHRAKIEEKPEVKKAGGIYYTPQFIVDYIVENTVGKLCKGKTPQKVSKLRILDPACGSGSFLLGAYKYLLRWHLDYYTNLSDKNRLKGQIYKGKSNEWHLTIKEKKRILLNNIYGVDIDHQAVNVTKLSLLLKVLEGENKDVLEAQQKLYKERALPDLENNIKCGNSLIGNEIYEDSDLNESDIKRINPFDWEKEFGTTKFDAVIGNPPYIRIQAMKEWAPIEVEFYKKNYVAASKGNYDVYLVFVERGLDLLNEKGLLGFILPHKFFNAKYGQPLRSLIADGRCLDKIVHFGDEQVFENATTYTCLLFLNNSSHKIFKLIKVNNLDKWRSSRESVEGKINLNKVNGDEWNFIVGRGSEIFNRLDEMPIKLGSIAHLFVGLQTNADNIFILEEISKDGKTVLCKSKAMNTEHWFEDDHIKHFLKGSVNIRRYYLENVNKRLIFPYEMQGAKSVLISQDNYKKNYPLTWDYLNDNRKVLSSRNKGKMGNEWYGYVYKKNHTRLSMPKLVVPSLANQSSFAPDLKGEYYFAGSGGGGGGGYGIVLNDNEPISYYYLLGILNSTISTFFLKNVSTTFRGGYMALNRQYIEKIPIRTIDFDNPKEASLHNKMVELVEKMLKLHEDLTNSKIPNEKEMIQRQIDAMDKQIDQLVYDLYDLTSEEIKIIEDSLSA, encoded by the coding sequence ATGCCAAAAGCACCAGAAGAAATCATAAAACTAGTAGAAAAATTCGAAAGAAATTACCCGGCTTACAAAAATCCCAGTTTTAAAGAAGAAAACATTAAACAAGAATTCATAAACCCTTTTTTCAAAGCCCTAGGCTGGGATGTGGATAACACAGCAGATGCAGCCCCCCAATACCGGGATGTTATTTTTGAAGATTCCATAAAAATTGCAGAAGGTACCAAAGCACCAGACTACTGTTTTACTCTCGCCGGTAGGAAAATGTTCTTTTTAGAAGCTAAAAAACCATCTGTAAATATAGATAAAGACATTAAACCCTCTTATCAGCTCAGGCGTTATGCTTGGAGCGCCAAACTACCATTATCAATACTAACTGATTTTGAAGAATTTGCAGTCTATGAATCACGGTCCCGGCCTAAAAAGACTGACCGGGCCAGTGTAGGTAGGATAAAATATTTAACCTACAAAGATTATGTGGAAGAATGGGATTACTTGTATAACACGTTCTCCAAGGATGCAGTCTTCAAAGGTTTATTTGATCAGTATGCTGAATCAACCAAGAAAAAAAGAGGCACAACCGAAGTTGATGACGAGTTCTTATCCGAGATAGAAACATGGCGAAAGTTACTAGCAAGGGATATTGCTCTTAGAAATCCTGATCTTTCAGTGGATGAGTTAAATTATTCTGTGCAGCAGATAATTGACCGGATAATCTTTTTGCGTATGGGTGAGGATAGAGGATCTGAAAAATATGGGCAACTGCGAAAGTTCCTGGACCAGGAAGAAATTTATCATGCATTATGTGAATTATGGAAAGATGCAGATGAAAAATACAATTCCGGCCTATTCCATTTCAAAGAGGAAAAAGGACAAAAAAGCCCACCAGATACATTAACGTTAGAATTAGAAATCAAAGATGGTGTATTCAAACAGATAATAAAGAATCTTTATTATCCTGATAGTCCCTATGAATTCTCAGTATTATCACCAGAAATACTGGGGAACGTCTATGAGCAGTTCCTGGGAAAAGTTATCAGATTAACAAAAGGCCACCGGGCCAAGATAGAAGAAAAACCAGAAGTCAAAAAAGCAGGTGGAATCTATTATACACCACAATTTATCGTTGATTACATAGTTGAAAATACTGTTGGTAAACTTTGCAAGGGTAAAACTCCCCAAAAAGTATCAAAACTTAGAATACTTGATCCAGCTTGTGGGTCAGGTTCATTCTTACTAGGAGCTTATAAATACCTTCTAAGATGGCATTTGGATTACTATACCAATTTAAGTGATAAAAATAGACTTAAAGGCCAAATATACAAAGGAAAAAGCAATGAATGGCACTTAACAATCAAAGAAAAGAAAAGAATACTCCTTAACAACATTTACGGGGTAGATATAGATCATCAGGCAGTTAATGTAACGAAACTCAGCTTATTACTCAAGGTATTAGAAGGAGAGAACAAAGACGTATTAGAAGCACAACAAAAACTCTACAAAGAAAGAGCTTTACCAGATCTGGAAAATAATATTAAATGTGGGAACTCTTTAATAGGAAATGAAATTTATGAAGATTCTGACTTAAATGAAAGTGATATTAAACGTATTAATCCTTTTGATTGGGAAAAAGAATTTGGAACTACTAAATTTGATGCAGTTATAGGAAATCCACCTTACATACGTATTCAAGCAATGAAAGAATGGGCTCCAATTGAAGTTGAGTTTTATAAGAAAAATTATGTTGCAGCAAGTAAAGGGAACTATGATGTCTATCTTGTTTTTGTTGAAAGAGGTCTTGATTTATTAAATGAAAAGGGACTATTAGGATTCATTTTACCTCACAAGTTTTTCAATGCAAAATATGGTCAACCTTTGCGCTCATTAATTGCAGATGGAAGGTGCTTGGATAAAATCGTGCATTTTGGTGATGAACAGGTATTTGAGAATGCAACAACTTATACCTGCCTCCTATTTTTGAATAATTCTAGTCATAAGATCTTTAAATTAATAAAAGTAAATAATTTAGATAAATGGCGTAGTTCTAGAGAATCAGTTGAAGGAAAAATTAATTTAAATAAAGTTAATGGGGATGAATGGAATTTTATTGTAGGTAGAGGTTCTGAAATCTTCAATAGACTAGATGAAATGCCTATAAAGCTTGGAAGTATTGCTCATCTATTTGTTGGGCTGCAAACTAATGCTGATAATATTTTTATTCTTGAAGAAATATCGAAAGATGGTAAAACTGTTCTTTGTAAGTCTAAGGCAATGAATACAGAACACTGGTTTGAAGATGATCATATTAAGCATTTTTTAAAAGGTTCAGTTAATATTCGTCGTTATTACCTTGAAAATGTCAATAAAAGGCTTATTTTTCCATATGAAATGCAAGGTGCAAAATCAGTGCTTATATCTCAAGATAACTATAAGAAAAATTATCCTTTAACTTGGGATTACCTCAATGATAATAGAAAAGTGCTTTCATCGAGGAATAAAGGGAAAATGGGTAATGAATGGTACGGTTATGTTTATAAAAAGAATCATACTCGCTTAAGTATGCCTAAACTTGTTGTTCCTTCTTTAGCAAATCAAAGTTCTTTCGCACCGGATTTAAAAGGAGAATACTACTTCGCTGGAAGTGGAGGAGGGGGAGGGGGAGGTTATGGAATAGTTTTAAATGACAATGAACCTATATCTTACTATTACCTATTAGGCATTTTAAATTCAACAATATCAACTTTTTTCCTTAAGAATGTAAGTACGACATTTAGGGGTGGCTATATGGCCTTAAACCGCCAATATATTGAAAAAATTCCAATAAGGACAATTGATTTTGATAATCCCAAGGAAGCTAGTCTTCATAATAAAATGGTTGAATTAGTTGAAAAAATGCTAAAATTACATGAAGATTTAACAAATAGTAAAATTCCGAATGAAAAAGAGATGATCCAACGTCAAATTGATGCTATGGATAAACAGATTGATCAGTTGGTTTATGACTTATACGACTTAACATCTGAGGAGATCAAGATCATAGAAGACAGTCTCAGTGCTTAA
- a CDS encoding TrmB family transcriptional regulator, with protein MVLNRETSEALRLMGLTDYETQTYIALNSLISANATEISIAANVPRSKVYQVLKNLEEKGFIEMSRGKPLKFTVVPPHEVFHKSKNHIKEVMELAEAEINQVYESQIPKVPAPIWLVHGKDKIVKKELEIISRAEDSLFVMGGLMFPEEPAKLKLNLEKATKKGVNVRLLTASKCKVDDVEVPIKEIIEDAPLEIKFFPVPFIKLIVRDKKEMLIVFCKVSGDTALSETAIAIWNQYQEFVDIITGFYDFIWNSDFIKQAFGYSNLK; from the coding sequence ATGGTTTTAAATAGGGAAACTTCAGAGGCATTAAGACTTATGGGACTTACTGATTATGAAACACAAACTTATATTGCTTTAAACTCTTTAATATCTGCCAATGCAACTGAAATTAGTATCGCTGCTAATGTACCCCGATCCAAGGTATACCAGGTTTTAAAAAATCTAGAAGAAAAAGGATTTATTGAGATGAGCAGGGGAAAACCATTAAAATTCACGGTTGTACCCCCTCATGAAGTTTTCCACAAATCTAAAAATCACATTAAAGAGGTTATGGAGTTAGCTGAAGCAGAAATTAACCAGGTATATGAAAGCCAGATCCCCAAGGTTCCAGCGCCAATATGGTTGGTTCATGGCAAAGATAAAATTGTTAAAAAGGAGCTTGAGATCATATCCCGGGCTGAAGACTCTCTTTTTGTCATGGGTGGGTTAATGTTTCCTGAAGAACCTGCAAAGCTCAAATTAAATCTGGAAAAAGCTACAAAAAAAGGAGTAAATGTAAGGCTCCTTACTGCTTCTAAATGTAAGGTGGATGATGTTGAAGTTCCTATAAAGGAGATAATTGAAGATGCACCCTTGGAAATAAAATTTTTCCCGGTTCCCTTTATTAAACTTATTGTAAGAGACAAAAAAGAGATGTTAATTGTTTTTTGCAAGGTATCTGGAGATACTGCATTATCAGAAACTGCTATAGCTATATGGAATCAGTATCAGGAGTTTGTGGATATAATAACCGGATTTTATGATTTTATATGGAATTCAGACTTTATAAAACAGGCTTTTGGTTATTCAAACTTAAAATAA
- a CDS encoding small multi-drug export protein: protein MEVISLVTIFGLAILELWVAIPAGFAFELNPILIIILSTSGNIAGALIILVIGENIRDRILKWRLGDDKKNSRLYHIWNKYGLIGLGLSSPLLFGAWLGTALGVALDAPNGRLMPWMSVGIILWSIGLTTAIYYGISFLNI from the coding sequence ATGGAAGTCATCAGTCTAGTAACTATTTTTGGACTGGCTATTCTAGAGTTATGGGTAGCCATACCTGCTGGTTTTGCATTTGAGCTAAATCCAATCCTTATTATCATACTTTCCACGTCGGGTAATATTGCTGGAGCTTTAATTATCCTGGTAATTGGTGAAAATATCAGGGACCGTATTTTAAAGTGGCGGTTGGGGGATGATAAGAAGAATAGTCGCCTCTATCATATATGGAATAAATATGGTTTAATTGGATTGGGATTATCTTCACCATTATTATTCGGAGCCTGGCTGGGCACCGCCCTTGGGGTAGCTTTAGATGCCCCTAACGGGCGTTTAATGCCTTGGATGAGTGTAGGAATTATATTGTGGAGTATTGGACTTACAACTGCCATATACTATGGAATATCTTTTTTAAACATATAA
- a CDS encoding ABC transporter: MKFYRVMAVSRRVFRDVANDKRSLGMLFLAPIFAMCVFGLAFSGDVEDVNVIIVNQDQGFISTPGNTTYLSDTIISHLDTDVLNIENMSDPAAARNKVVNGQSSAVIIFPENFTQNALLKTRDPSYPDNAQIIIQGDDSITNIKNAILKTVNQAISDTLEEEGVEPALNVTSDPVYGKDADFIDFFVPGILAFVVYLLTTILTLITFVGERVNGTLERVLASPVTEGELVTGYAITFGTLGIMQVGLLLCIAILVFNIIVVGNVLLAFLAVAILAVTCQALGILLSSLAKRPEQAIQFFPFVILPAFLLSGVFWPLQAIPSWLRPFSYLVPPTYAVDACRAVMLKGWGLDMIWPDIMALVIFAVLFLALAVFSLKRSKK; the protein is encoded by the coding sequence ATGAAATTTTACCGTGTAATGGCCGTCAGCCGTCGGGTTTTTCGAGATGTGGCCAATGATAAACGGAGCCTCGGCATGCTGTTTCTGGCACCTATCTTTGCCATGTGCGTCTTTGGCCTGGCCTTTAGTGGCGACGTAGAAGATGTTAATGTGATCATAGTAAACCAAGACCAGGGATTCATTTCAACACCAGGTAACACCACTTATCTTTCTGATACTATTATTTCCCATTTAGATACCGACGTTTTGAATATAGAAAATATGTCTGACCCTGCTGCTGCCCGAAATAAAGTGGTTAATGGTCAATCTTCTGCAGTGATTATCTTTCCTGAGAATTTCACCCAGAATGCCCTCCTAAAAACCCGTGATCCATCTTACCCTGATAATGCCCAAATAATAATCCAGGGCGATGATAGTATAACCAACATTAAAAATGCTATTTTAAAGACAGTAAATCAGGCTATTTCAGACACATTAGAAGAGGAAGGAGTAGAACCTGCTTTGAATGTTACTTCAGATCCTGTTTATGGTAAGGACGCTGATTTCATTGACTTTTTCGTGCCGGGAATTCTTGCCTTTGTTGTGTATCTGCTTACCACCATTTTAACCCTTATCACCTTCGTAGGTGAAAGGGTTAATGGTACTCTGGAGCGTGTGCTGGCCAGTCCAGTTACTGAAGGTGAACTGGTAACGGGATACGCCATAACCTTTGGTACTTTAGGTATCATGCAGGTTGGACTTCTGCTCTGCATTGCCATTCTGGTATTTAACATTATTGTGGTGGGTAATGTCCTTTTAGCATTTTTGGCTGTGGCTATTCTGGCTGTAACCTGCCAAGCCCTTGGAATATTACTATCCAGCTTGGCTAAAAGACCAGAACAAGCAATACAATTCTTCCCCTTTGTAATATTACCGGCTTTTCTTCTTTCAGGAGTATTCTGGCCACTGCAGGCCATACCCTCCTGGTTAAGACCATTTTCATACCTGGTACCTCCCACCTATGCTGTGGATGCCTGCCGGGCGGTGATGCTTAAAGGGTGGGGTCTGGACATGATATGGCCAGATATTATGGCACTGGTAATATTTGCCGTTCTATTTTTAGCTCTGGCCGTGTTTTCCCTAAAGAGAAGTAAAAAATAA